One region of Puniceicoccaceae bacterium genomic DNA includes:
- a CDS encoding FAD-binding oxidoreductase has protein sequence MHDHTHRDLLIVGYGIAGAMLAWNWVQRLGRSAWIVDNVPVHNATRTAAGILNPVTGKRLVKSWNVDALLPEARTSYREIEALTGRSSFSDKTIRRLYQSEQERQRWEKRTHQDAYQPFLGKTYAPHSLPSPLNDDLGSFEILGVGNLDTDHFLEGMLQWARDRNLLRTGEFRHTDLEVAPEGLRWNGISTDQVVFCEGYRVRDNPWFQWLPFNHAKGEILTFEGLQLPTDLIFSKHKWLLPIDSNRTIAGSTWSWEHLNERPTPQGKSALLQGLNVMLGDSSTLTITEHRAGIRPCTRDRYPYLGTHPDEPRLHLFNGFGSKGALLSPLMAREFARYLHDGSPFSPDADLKRVIDPRKA, from the coding sequence ATGCACGATCACACGCACAGGGATCTTCTCATCGTCGGATACGGAATCGCCGGAGCCATGCTGGCATGGAATTGGGTGCAGCGGCTGGGCCGAAGTGCATGGATCGTAGACAATGTTCCTGTCCACAATGCCACGCGCACTGCGGCTGGCATCCTCAACCCGGTGACAGGCAAACGTCTCGTCAAATCATGGAACGTGGATGCCCTGCTACCTGAAGCACGAACATCCTATCGCGAAATCGAGGCACTCACGGGCCGCAGCAGTTTTAGCGACAAAACCATACGGCGGCTCTATCAGTCCGAGCAAGAGCGGCAGCGTTGGGAAAAACGCACCCATCAGGACGCCTATCAACCGTTTCTGGGCAAAACCTACGCCCCCCACTCCCTGCCGTCACCGCTCAACGACGATCTGGGTTCCTTCGAAATCCTGGGCGTCGGCAATCTGGACACCGATCATTTTCTCGAGGGCATGCTGCAGTGGGCAAGAGATCGAAATCTGTTGCGCACTGGCGAATTCCGCCATACCGACCTGGAGGTCGCCCCGGAAGGCCTGCGCTGGAATGGCATCAGCACGGATCAGGTCGTGTTCTGCGAAGGGTACCGCGTCAGGGACAATCCTTGGTTTCAATGGCTTCCCTTCAATCATGCCAAGGGTGAAATTCTCACCTTCGAAGGCCTGCAACTGCCAACGGATCTGATTTTCAGCAAACACAAATGGTTATTGCCCATCGATTCCAATCGCACCATTGCTGGCTCGACCTGGTCATGGGAACACCTGAACGAACGCCCCACCCCACAGGGTAAATCTGCTCTGTTACAAGGGTTGAACGTCATGCTCGGGGACAGTTCAACGCTCACCATTACCGAACACCGTGCAGGCATCCGACCCTGCACCCGTGATCGCTACCCCTACCTCGGAACTCACCCTGACGAACCCCGCCTTCACCTGTTCAACGGTTTTGGCTCCAAAGGGGCACTCTTGAGTCCCCTGATGGCCCGGGAATTCGCAAGATACCTACACGATGGCTCCCCTTTCAGCCCCGATGCCGATCTGAAAAGGGTGATTGACCCCCGCAAAGCATGA
- a CDS encoding nucleoside 2-deoxyribosyltransferase: MQTYDFYFAGELFDAKQLMGNAYLAAEILKNSDGRFRPVLPQDLEQRSLHPHDIRDEDLLALLEADLALFHFDGSELDSGTVVEFMIAKFADLPSVIVRSDFRASGDQVDHPWNLMVSFYPRTEVVLVDALRSYKFNESSKQAGSSALLTDPQKSIQQAMNLNTMISRKIITAFERVIQSQPLLKDTQQEQVYQWLQTMCAFRRSKGDINHVFKRILERKQEQSQRLSPS; this comes from the coding sequence ATGCAGACTTACGACTTTTACTTCGCGGGTGAGTTATTCGACGCGAAGCAACTGATGGGCAATGCCTACCTCGCTGCCGAAATCCTGAAAAACTCTGACGGACGCTTTCGTCCCGTACTTCCCCAGGATCTCGAACAGCGCTCCCTGCACCCCCACGACATCCGGGATGAGGATTTGCTTGCACTGCTTGAGGCAGATCTGGCGTTGTTTCATTTTGACGGCTCCGAACTCGACTCCGGCACAGTGGTGGAGTTCATGATCGCAAAATTCGCGGATCTTCCATCTGTGATTGTACGCAGCGATTTTCGCGCCAGCGGAGACCAGGTGGATCACCCCTGGAATTTGATGGTCAGCTTCTATCCGCGCACGGAGGTTGTGCTCGTTGATGCCCTGCGTTCCTATAAGTTCAACGAAAGCAGCAAACAGGCTGGCTCGAGCGCACTGCTCACCGACCCGCAGAAATCCATCCAGCAGGCAATGAACCTCAACACCATGATCTCACGCAAGATCATCACTGCCTTTGAGCGCGTTATCCAGAGTCAGCCCCTGCTCAAGGACACCCAACAGGAACAGGTCTACCAATGGCTGCAGACCATGTGCGCGTTTCGACGCAGCAAGGGTGACATCAACCATGTTTTCAAGCGCATTCTCGAGCGCAAACAAGAGCAATCCCAGCGACTTTCTCCATCATGA
- the upp gene encoding uracil phosphoribosyltransferase: protein MNVSVISHPIVAHSMHHLRSQSTQTAQFRQYCHLVTTPVILAATEALPLHETSVQTPLELTPSKTIAKMPIWVPILRAGLGMLRVAQDLFPESKVGHIGLERDELTAEARTYYQKLPNMNDNPVVVLDPMLATGGSAIHALDYIKERSTPSSITLACIVAAPEGIQAINQNHPDVRIVTAEVDRELNDVKYILPGLGDFGDRYFHA from the coding sequence ATGAATGTCAGCGTGATTTCCCATCCGATCGTGGCCCACAGCATGCATCACCTGCGGAGCCAGTCGACTCAGACCGCCCAGTTTCGCCAGTATTGTCACCTGGTCACGACTCCGGTCATTCTTGCGGCAACGGAGGCATTGCCCCTCCACGAAACTTCCGTGCAAACTCCACTCGAACTCACGCCCAGCAAAACCATTGCAAAGATGCCGATCTGGGTACCCATTCTCAGGGCAGGGCTGGGCATGCTTCGCGTTGCACAGGATCTATTCCCCGAGAGCAAAGTCGGTCATATCGGCCTGGAGCGGGACGAGCTCACCGCAGAGGCCCGCACATACTACCAGAAACTTCCCAACATGAACGACAATCCTGTCGTGGTTCTCGATCCCATGCTCGCCACTGGTGGTTCCGCCATTCATGCGCTCGATTACATTAAAGAGCGTTCCACCCCTTCATCAATTACGCTCGCCTGCATTGTTGCCGCACCCGAAGGCATCCAGGCGATCAATCAAAACCATCCCGATGTGCGCATTGTCACCGCTGAGGTGGACCGGGAGCTCAACGACGTGAAATACATTCTTCCCGGACTCGGAGACTTCGGCGACCGCTACTTCCATGCCTGA
- a CDS encoding LptA/OstA family protein has protein sequence MILQWFLLATIAPIALHAEQPDAERSSVVVEYTRAVYDFAGSTKKVTLEGPITITSDTMTIQCDRAEVHSSRESGTEATSSQTPNMGTIDYILAVGNVDIRQMGTQALAGRAEIFPLERKLVLEDHPRIIDANGTVSGHRITFLQGERQIRIDPAETGERNRIELNDIRKIEFLMGEQEPEPNPDTQP, from the coding sequence ATGATCCTGCAATGGTTCCTGCTGGCGACCATCGCCCCCATCGCTCTGCACGCGGAACAGCCGGATGCCGAGCGCTCCTCAGTCGTGGTCGAATACACACGGGCGGTGTATGACTTCGCAGGATCCACCAAAAAAGTCACCCTCGAAGGACCGATCACGATCACCAGCGACACCATGACCATCCAGTGTGACCGTGCCGAGGTCCACAGTTCGCGCGAGTCCGGCACGGAGGCAACTTCCAGTCAAACGCCAAACATGGGAACGATCGATTACATTTTGGCAGTGGGCAATGTGGACATCCGTCAAATGGGAACCCAGGCCCTCGCAGGCCGCGCTGAGATTTTTCCACTCGAACGCAAACTGGTGCTGGAGGACCATCCCCGCATCATCGATGCCAATGGCACAGTTTCAGGACATCGCATCACCTTCCTTCAGGGTGAACGACAAATCCGGATCGATCCGGCCGAAACCGGAGAACGCAATCGCATTGAACTCAATGACATTCGTAAAATCGAATTTCTGATGGGTGAGCAGGAACCTGAACCCAACCCCGACACACAGCCCTGA
- the lptB gene encoding LPS export ABC transporter ATP-binding protein: MSEPSEVTATASVIRSQKLVKCYGKREVVRGVDLSIRSGEVVGLLGPNGAGKTTTFYMITGLIAPSAGSITLDDQIITRMPMFRRARLGIGYLPQEPSVFSKLTVRENILAILETLKLTSTERKQRLQSHLEDIGLTHLANQRAYTLSGGERRRLEITRALVTRPKFLLMDEPFSGVDPINVAEVQKIIANLRSRGIGVLITDHNVRETLSIVDRAYLLYDGNILAEGSKDFLINDPDTRRHYLGENFKM, encoded by the coding sequence ATGTCTGAACCATCCGAAGTAACCGCAACTGCGTCGGTGATCCGCAGTCAGAAACTGGTCAAGTGCTACGGCAAGCGCGAGGTTGTTCGGGGCGTGGATCTGAGCATTCGCTCTGGAGAAGTTGTCGGATTGCTCGGCCCCAACGGTGCAGGCAAAACCACAACCTTCTACATGATCACTGGTCTGATCGCACCCAGTGCAGGCAGCATCACGCTCGATGATCAAATCATCACCCGGATGCCCATGTTCCGCCGGGCACGACTTGGCATTGGCTACCTGCCGCAGGAACCTTCCGTTTTTTCAAAACTCACGGTTCGAGAAAACATTCTCGCGATTCTGGAGACGCTCAAACTCACTTCCACTGAGCGAAAGCAACGTCTGCAATCCCACCTTGAGGACATCGGTCTAACTCATCTGGCAAACCAGCGCGCCTATACCCTCAGTGGGGGTGAACGCCGACGGCTTGAGATCACCCGAGCTCTGGTTACCCGGCCCAAGTTCCTGCTGATGGATGAACCATTCAGCGGAGTCGATCCCATCAACGTGGCAGAGGTTCAGAAAATCATCGCCAATCTGCGTTCCCGCGGCATTGGGGTACTGATTACTGACCACAACGTTCGGGAAACACTGAGCATTGTTGACCGGGCCTACCTGCTCTACGACGGCAATATTCTCGCAGAAGGTTCCAAAGATTTCCTCATCAACGACCCCGATACCCGTCGCCACTATCTCGGCGAAAACTTCAAAATGTAA